One stretch of Leptospira mtsangambouensis DNA includes these proteins:
- the flgK gene encoding flagellar hook-associated protein FlgK, with translation MGSTFQGIEIGKRGLSVHQQAIQTTGHNISNADNKHYARQRVVMNSMDPLYEPAFNRAEVPGQIGQGVKVSEIERVRDNFIDDRIIDSSSLKEYWGKKNDYLYQVETVFNEPTGTTLRSMMDQFWSSWEDLSNYPEETAHRAVVQEKAEALGSRMEDVYRKLSLLRDQSNREIESKVNHLNTVAENIKSLNEKITKSQALGDNPNDLLDRRDELLQELAGMADITIGRSDEDELMVFIGQQILVQGQKVHKIDLVGNPNNDGLLDLKWSETGDTVLLRKGSIQALYEIRDRILVEKINAVDALAINAMDVINEIHKDGFGLNGKTNLNFFESRALATNTFGEIDTDGDGLNDKTAVFRVTGRTSIDADRPIGISGTMRFLKASPGGETEILVPYSKDDTLNAVIKRINRSETGVVAYMSHDNQLALKATTNPLDKKENFMIRHLEDSGELLVGLTGILTATGVAGSFDYRKVGEINKFQANAQDITLTPMYHPSSFFKMSEDVRNNPANIAAARGKDVNGSGDYNSPNGQKDGSNALLIAAALREKPVMFDYSKTTDDFYNSLISRLGTEAREAKQEYTTQNELMVELENMRQSVMGVNLDEEMANMVQFQQSYNASARMISTLNEMLDLVINRLGV, from the coding sequence ATGGGATCAACATTCCAAGGAATTGAAATCGGAAAACGAGGACTTTCGGTCCACCAACAAGCGATCCAAACCACAGGTCATAACATATCCAATGCGGATAACAAACATTATGCTCGCCAACGAGTGGTGATGAATAGTATGGATCCTCTTTATGAACCAGCTTTCAACCGAGCAGAAGTTCCGGGACAAATTGGACAAGGGGTAAAAGTTTCCGAAATCGAAAGAGTTCGCGATAATTTCATTGATGACCGTATCATTGACTCTTCCTCTCTCAAAGAGTATTGGGGGAAAAAGAACGATTATTTATACCAAGTAGAGACTGTTTTTAACGAACCAACAGGAACGACACTTCGTTCTATGATGGATCAGTTTTGGTCATCTTGGGAAGATCTTTCTAACTATCCTGAAGAAACCGCACATAGAGCCGTAGTCCAAGAAAAAGCGGAAGCCCTTGGTTCTCGGATGGAAGATGTGTATCGCAAACTTTCCCTCTTACGTGACCAGTCCAATCGTGAGATCGAATCCAAAGTCAATCATTTGAATACAGTGGCAGAGAATATCAAATCTCTGAACGAAAAAATCACAAAATCACAAGCGTTAGGTGATAATCCTAATGACCTTTTGGACAGAAGGGATGAACTTTTACAAGAACTAGCGGGGATGGCAGACATTACCATCGGTCGCAGTGATGAAGACGAGCTAATGGTTTTTATTGGCCAACAGATCCTTGTCCAAGGACAAAAAGTCCATAAAATCGATTTGGTGGGAAATCCCAATAACGATGGCCTTCTGGATTTAAAATGGTCAGAGACTGGTGATACGGTTTTACTTCGTAAAGGAAGTATCCAAGCTTTATACGAAATCAGAGACCGAATCCTTGTCGAAAAAATCAATGCGGTGGATGCCCTTGCCATCAATGCGATGGATGTGATCAACGAAATCCATAAAGATGGATTTGGTTTGAATGGAAAAACCAATCTTAACTTTTTTGAAAGCCGAGCACTCGCAACCAATACTTTCGGTGAAATTGATACCGATGGAGATGGACTAAACGATAAAACCGCAGTGTTTCGTGTGACAGGTCGTACTTCCATTGATGCGGATCGTCCGATTGGAATTTCAGGAACCATGCGTTTTCTAAAAGCAAGTCCTGGTGGAGAAACTGAGATTTTAGTTCCTTATTCCAAAGATGATACTTTGAATGCTGTCATCAAACGAATCAATCGTTCGGAAACTGGTGTTGTCGCTTACATGTCGCATGACAATCAGTTGGCGCTAAAAGCAACGACAAACCCTCTTGATAAAAAAGAAAACTTTATGATCCGCCACTTAGAGGACTCTGGGGAACTTCTTGTGGGTCTTACAGGAATCTTAACAGCGACAGGGGTTGCTGGATCTTTTGATTACCGTAAGGTAGGTGAGATCAACAAATTCCAAGCCAATGCGCAGGACATCACTCTGACGCCGATGTATCATCCTTCTTCTTTCTTTAAAATGTCAGAAGATGTCAGAAACAATCCGGCAAACATTGCAGCAGCTCGTGGTAAGGATGTGAATGGATCTGGTGATTACAATTCACCTAACGGACAAAAAGACGGATCCAATGCCCTTCTCATTGCAGCTGCCCTTCGTGAAAAGCCGGTGATGTTTGATTATTCCAAAACAACGGATGACTTTTATAACTCACTCATCTCAAGACTCGGAACAGAGGCAAGAGAAGCAAAACAAGAGTATACCACTCAAAATGAACTGATGGTGGAATTAGAAAACATGCGTCAGTCGGTGATGGGTGTGAACTTGGATGAGGAGATGGCCAATATGGTTCAGTTCCAACAATCCTATAATGCTTCCGCAAGAATGATATCCACACTCAATGAAATGTTGGATCTCGTCATCAATAGGTTAGGTGTATAA
- the flgN gene encoding flagellar export chaperone FlgN, whose translation MLDWVESLRSLFTNEIDCYKRLLELEGKKRASIHSADGKTLESLVKDSYHIMVEASELERIRMKTIEDVYEKEKFTKDESSITLTSFLNQMDRESNFKLKTFALELKKVVADLKDAIITNEKLLRTRKEFLQTTVDSLQELSREKVYTSHKQPTRRGQGQKGAIILNATA comes from the coding sequence ATGTTGGATTGGGTAGAATCACTTAGAAGTTTATTTACTAATGAAATAGACTGTTACAAGCGCCTTCTGGAATTGGAAGGCAAAAAAAGAGCGTCCATCCATTCTGCGGACGGAAAAACTCTCGAGTCCCTTGTCAAAGATAGTTATCATATTATGGTAGAAGCCTCCGAATTGGAACGAATTCGGATGAAGACCATCGAAGATGTGTATGAAAAGGAAAAATTCACAAAAGACGAATCATCCATCACACTCACTAGTTTTTTAAATCAAATGGATCGTGAATCCAATTTTAAACTCAAAACCTTTGCATTAGAATTAAAGAAAGTTGTGGCAGATCTGAAAGATGCCATCATCACGAATGAAAAACTTTTAAGAACCAGAAAAGAATTTTTACAAACAACTGTTGATTCTTTGCAAGAGTTATCTAGAGAAAAAGTTTATACCTCACACAAACAACCGACAAGGCGTGGGCAGGGCCAAAAGGGCGCGATCATTTTGAACGCGACTGCCTAG
- a CDS encoding DUF1289 domain-containing protein: MSLKSPCTKVCMMDPDSGLCAGCFRTIEEIGNWSRMTEEEREKVWSELPQRKAGGSLK; encoded by the coding sequence ATGTCACTAAAATCGCCTTGTACCAAAGTTTGTATGATGGACCCGGATTCAGGGCTCTGTGCGGGCTGTTTTCGAACCATTGAAGAAATTGGGAATTGGTCTAGGATGACCGAGGAAGAAAGGGAAAAAGTTTGGAGTGAGCTCCCGCAAAGAAAGGCGGGAGGCTCTCTCAAATGA
- a CDS encoding LIC10235 family protein, with the protein MKPKSIKPDELSKIFAELKKGDESAIGSYLVKGVRLQISKYNLSGAERVQLLYKRRRAQGMCIVCGKKVTKKNPSTDQLYRLCEEHRNKIDKGSK; encoded by the coding sequence ATGAAACCAAAATCGATTAAACCGGATGAGCTGAGTAAGATTTTTGCCGAATTGAAAAAAGGTGATGAATCTGCCATCGGTAGTTATTTGGTAAAAGGGGTTCGCCTTCAAATCAGTAAATACAATCTTTCAGGTGCCGAACGAGTTCAATTGTTATACAAACGAAGAAGAGCCCAAGGGATGTGTATTGTATGCGGAAAAAAAGTCACTAAGAAGAATCCATCTACAGACCAACTCTATAGATTGTGTGAAGAACACCGTAATAAGATTGATAAAGGTTCTAAATAA
- a CDS encoding DUF962 domain-containing protein codes for MEKKYKTLKDFFPFYLEEHSHPFNRALHFVGSSLALGCILGFLSTGKFYILAYALVSGYFFAWIGHFFVEKNRPATFTYPFYSFISDWIMYFKMLTGRIDVEFAKIKSNKG; via the coding sequence ATGGAAAAGAAATACAAAACACTCAAAGATTTTTTCCCTTTTTACTTAGAGGAACATAGCCATCCCTTCAATCGAGCTCTTCATTTTGTTGGATCAAGTCTAGCATTAGGATGTATCCTTGGTTTTTTATCTACAGGTAAGTTCTATATCTTAGCCTACGCTCTTGTTAGTGGGTATTTCTTTGCATGGATCGGACATTTTTTTGTCGAAAAAAACAGACCAGCAACCTTTACCTATCCATTTTATTCTTTTATCTCTGATTGGATCATGTATTTCAAAATGCTAACGGGTCGCATTGATGTTGAATTTGCCAAAATTAAGTCAAATAAAGGCTAA
- the aat gene encoding leucyl/phenylalanyl-tRNA--protein transferase, giving the protein MTQRSFEQFFKNPRTWKEDLVAVGGDFSVERLLYAYKHGIFPWSEDPVRWYCLDPRAIFDLKRVHFSKTVQRKVKQKKFRISYNEAFSIVMQGCSYREKDNTWITPGFIEGYAELHRLGWAHSVEVWNVENVLVGGVYGVAIGKFFAGESMFSFESDAGKVGLFHLFEKLNQSQFELFDTQQLNHVTWQLGAYEIPKLSYLDRLERALGDAHPWIIPTSHG; this is encoded by the coding sequence TTGACACAAAGGAGTTTTGAACAATTCTTTAAAAACCCTAGGACTTGGAAAGAAGACCTTGTGGCTGTAGGTGGAGATTTCTCCGTTGAGCGTTTGTTATATGCATATAAACATGGGATTTTTCCATGGTCGGAGGATCCTGTTCGTTGGTATTGCCTAGACCCTCGTGCTATTTTTGATTTAAAAAGAGTTCATTTTTCCAAAACTGTCCAAAGAAAAGTAAAACAAAAAAAGTTTCGTATCAGTTATAACGAAGCCTTTTCGATTGTGATGCAAGGTTGTTCTTATAGAGAAAAAGATAATACTTGGATCACTCCAGGATTTATCGAGGGTTATGCGGAATTACATAGATTGGGTTGGGCACATTCGGTAGAAGTATGGAATGTTGAGAATGTTTTGGTGGGTGGGGTCTATGGGGTTGCAATCGGTAAGTTTTTTGCCGGGGAAAGTATGTTTTCGTTTGAGTCCGACGCTGGAAAGGTGGGACTTTTTCATTTGTTCGAAAAATTAAACCAGTCCCAATTTGAACTTTTTGACACCCAACAACTCAATCATGTGACTTGGCAATTGGGTGCCTATGAAATTCCCAAACTATCTTATTTGGATCGTTTGGAGCGTGCGTTAGGTGACGCTCATCCTTGGATCATTCCAACTTCACACGGCTAA
- a CDS encoding RNA polymerase sigma factor — MLMKRYQGMVFSQAKKAFLTNEEAEDFTQEVFLQTYESLSKFRGESQFSTWLFQIARFRLTKVYKKKKLPLVDWQEDISFVADQKGTSVVEILDKEETSHTLRSLISKLPKSYQMPILLHYFENKPLKEIASDLNIKLGTIKSHISRGKDLLRKWWSHEIEV, encoded by the coding sequence GTGCTGATGAAGCGCTACCAAGGTATGGTATTTTCCCAAGCCAAAAAAGCCTTCCTCACCAACGAAGAAGCCGAAGATTTTACCCAAGAAGTTTTTTTACAAACCTATGAGTCACTCAGTAAGTTCCGAGGTGAATCACAATTTTCCACTTGGTTGTTTCAAATCGCCAGGTTTCGCCTAACAAAAGTTTACAAAAAGAAAAAACTACCTCTTGTTGACTGGCAAGAGGACATATCGTTTGTTGCTGATCAAAAGGGAACATCTGTTGTTGAAATTTTAGATAAAGAAGAAACAAGTCATACTCTTCGATCGCTGATTTCCAAATTACCAAAATCATACCAAATGCCAATTCTCTTACATTACTTTGAAAACAAACCTCTCAAAGAAATTGCATCCGACTTAAATATAAAACTTGGTACAATCAAAAGCCATATCTCCCGAGGAAAGGACCTTTTAAGGAAATGGTGGTCACATGAAATCGAAGTCTAA
- a CDS encoding response regulator, producing MKILIVDDEEDIAGLIQFHLEEEGFQTEVCHNGMEVLPRLEKHLPDGIILDLMLPGIGGMDLCKRIKEKYPHIPILMVTAKTGETDVVLGLELGADDYIRKPFNIRELVARVRTVTRRTTDPSQEVQGTISTGKIQINPTAHKVFVEGTEIDLTLIEFKLLQLFAGNPGVAFSRDKLLDRIWGKDVFVTDRTVDVNIKRLRDKLLSEKERLETIRGVGYRFRDA from the coding sequence ATGAAAATACTAATTGTAGATGACGAAGAAGACATTGCAGGACTCATCCAATTCCATTTAGAGGAAGAAGGATTCCAGACCGAAGTTTGTCATAATGGGATGGAAGTCCTCCCACGTTTAGAAAAACACTTACCTGATGGAATTATCTTAGATTTGATGTTACCGGGAATCGGTGGGATGGATCTTTGCAAACGTATCAAAGAAAAGTACCCTCATATTCCTATTTTGATGGTAACAGCAAAAACAGGGGAAACCGATGTGGTTCTTGGTCTAGAGCTTGGTGCCGACGATTACATTCGCAAACCATTTAATATCCGAGAACTGGTTGCTCGCGTTAGAACTGTTACACGAAGAACTACAGACCCTAGCCAAGAAGTCCAAGGAACCATTTCCACAGGAAAAATCCAAATCAATCCAACGGCGCACAAAGTGTTTGTAGAAGGTACTGAGATTGACCTTACTTTAATCGAATTCAAACTCTTACAACTGTTTGCTGGAAATCCTGGAGTTGCTTTTTCAAGAGACAAACTTCTGGATCGAATTTGGGGAAAAGATGTTTTTGTTACGGACAGAACGGTTGATGTAAATATCAAACGGCTTCGGGACAAATTACTTTCCGAAAAGGAAAGATTAGAAACCATTCGCGGGGTCGGTTACCGATTCCGAGATGCGTAG
- a CDS encoding HAMP domain-containing sensor histidine kinase: MRSFFSTLLLLNWGLLLVLLTLALGVFYIYDLVVPAVRPLILFGFVLISIFGTFYISTNIAMRITDPLATVEKKTKEINAGDFGVELSSPDIRELATLTSSINEMARRLKVQFLDLTVEKEKFNYLLQNLKEGVFAIDRNEKFLFLNRNISDTLIQKNSQFKDYVPAIKNKELLSFIKDKIHHGVEGKTEFQDGLHFYTARIYPIKSDSMIQLYIGVLSDITEDRQNQLIREQFFQNASHELKTPITSIKGYAETLEYKLKLPQDSNERKFLDAILRNTDRLIRIVEDMLTVSRLENHKTVLNLTEFSLFDLVKNVSDSLGVIYSQKKQNLVLNIPSDFRVKADRLLLEDLLVNLISNASAYSPEGSSVIVRTSSTADKNQIQVVDQGIGISAEDAERIFERFFRVDTNRSRKEGGTGLGLSIVKHIARLHSGEVSVSQNPEGGSIFTFEFPKK, encoded by the coding sequence ATGCGTAGTTTTTTTTCTACATTACTTTTACTCAACTGGGGTCTCTTACTTGTTTTACTGACCCTAGCCTTGGGTGTGTTTTATATTTACGATCTAGTTGTACCCGCAGTACGCCCGCTCATTCTATTTGGTTTTGTTTTAATTTCTATTTTTGGTACGTTTTATATTTCCACAAACATTGCGATGAGGATCACAGATCCATTAGCAACTGTTGAGAAAAAAACCAAAGAAATCAATGCAGGAGATTTTGGTGTTGAACTTTCTTCACCAGACATTCGAGAACTCGCAACTCTGACTTCTTCCATTAATGAAATGGCCAGACGACTCAAAGTCCAATTTTTGGATCTAACAGTTGAAAAAGAAAAGTTTAATTATTTATTGCAAAACTTAAAGGAAGGTGTCTTTGCCATTGATCGAAATGAAAAATTTTTATTTTTAAATCGTAATATTTCAGACACCTTAATTCAGAAAAATTCCCAATTTAAAGACTACGTTCCTGCCATCAAAAATAAGGAACTTCTTAGTTTCATTAAAGATAAAATCCATCATGGTGTAGAAGGAAAAACAGAGTTTCAAGATGGACTTCATTTCTATACAGCTCGTATTTATCCCATCAAATCTGATTCCATGATCCAACTTTATATAGGTGTATTATCAGACATCACGGAAGATAGGCAAAACCAACTCATCCGAGAACAATTTTTCCAAAATGCTTCTCACGAATTAAAAACTCCCATAACATCGATTAAAGGTTATGCGGAAACTCTGGAATATAAATTAAAACTTCCACAAGATTCGAATGAACGAAAATTTTTAGATGCCATTCTCCGAAATACAGACCGACTCATACGGATTGTAGAAGATATGTTAACTGTTTCCAGGTTGGAAAATCATAAAACAGTTTTAAACCTAACTGAGTTTTCTCTGTTTGATTTGGTAAAAAATGTATCCGATTCCTTAGGTGTGATTTACTCCCAGAAAAAACAGAATTTAGTTTTAAACATCCCTTCCGATTTTCGTGTGAAAGCAGACCGACTTCTTCTCGAAGACCTTTTGGTGAATCTAATTTCCAATGCCTCAGCTTATAGCCCGGAAGGATCCAGTGTCATTGTCAGGACTTCTTCTACAGCAGACAAAAACCAAATCCAAGTGGTGGACCAGGGAATTGGTATCTCCGCAGAAGACGCTGAACGAATCTTCGAACGGTTTTTCCGCGTGGATACCAACCGTTCCAGAAAAGAAGGTGGCACGGGGCTTGGACTTTCCATAGTAAAACACATCGCAAGACTCCATTCAGGAGAAGTTTCCGTTTCTCAGAACCCCGAAGGCGGATCTATTTTCACCTTTGAATTCCCCAAAAAATAG
- the argJ gene encoding bifunctional glutamate N-acetyltransferase/amino-acid acetyltransferase ArgJ: MKFPLGFYSFGKNIGIKDTSLDFAVIYSENRCKAAAVFTRNNFPGAPIYVGRDHIKDGYLQAIVINSKNSNVATGEQGIQNSYQICTELGKSLGIPAEDILPSSTGVIGVPLPIEKILNACSTAKADLRPGNLEEVAEAIMTTDTRKKISYRTITNQAGEGVMFGIAKGAGMIEPNMATMLSYILCDYLPESGDLQTILKRVVDVTYNCVTIDSDTSTSDTVVLMCSGVLGTIADDVFESHLREIATDLSKMIARDGEGASKLIELTVSHGRDDAQVTKIGKSILNSPLVKTAIYGGDPNWGRFVMAIGKVFDEPIPYDSLEIQLGGISVKGADNNTKTKLAEYLKSNEEIHISVILNTGAFQKTFWSCDFTEGYIQENAYYTT; the protein is encoded by the coding sequence ATGAAGTTTCCATTGGGATTTTATTCCTTCGGCAAAAACATAGGGATCAAAGACACAAGTTTAGATTTTGCAGTTATTTATTCAGAAAATCGATGTAAGGCGGCAGCCGTATTCACAAGGAATAATTTTCCTGGAGCACCCATTTATGTGGGTCGTGACCATATCAAAGATGGGTATTTACAAGCCATTGTCATCAATTCAAAAAATTCAAATGTTGCCACGGGAGAACAGGGAATCCAAAACTCGTACCAAATTTGTACGGAACTTGGTAAATCTTTAGGTATACCAGCAGAAGACATCCTCCCCTCCTCCACAGGTGTAATTGGAGTTCCTCTCCCAATTGAAAAAATACTTAACGCTTGTTCCACGGCTAAAGCAGATTTAAGACCAGGGAATTTAGAAGAAGTGGCAGAAGCTATCATGACAACTGACACTCGTAAAAAAATCTCTTATCGTACGATCACAAACCAAGCGGGTGAAGGGGTTATGTTTGGAATTGCCAAAGGGGCAGGAATGATTGAGCCAAACATGGCGACCATGTTGTCTTATATTCTTTGTGATTATCTTCCTGAATCAGGTGATCTACAAACAATCTTAAAACGAGTGGTGGATGTGACTTATAATTGTGTCACAATTGATTCTGATACTTCCACAAGTGATACAGTGGTGTTAATGTGTTCTGGAGTTCTTGGAACCATCGCTGATGATGTTTTCGAATCTCATTTAAGAGAAATTGCCACTGACCTTTCCAAAATGATTGCCCGTGATGGAGAAGGAGCTTCCAAACTCATTGAACTCACAGTTTCTCATGGAAGAGATGATGCACAAGTGACAAAAATTGGAAAATCCATTCTCAATTCTCCTCTTGTGAAAACTGCCATTTACGGCGGAGATCCCAATTGGGGAAGGTTTGTGATGGCCATCGGAAAGGTGTTTGATGAACCAATTCCTTACGACTCTTTAGAAATTCAATTAGGGGGAATTTCTGTTAAGGGTGCTGACAACAACACCAAAACAAAGTTAGCCGAATACCTAAAATCAAATGAAGAAATTCATATTTCTGTAATTCTAAATACTGGAGCTTTTCAAAAAACTTTTTGGAGTTGTGATTTTACCGAAGGATATATCCAGGAAAACGCATATTACACAACATGA
- a CDS encoding PP2C family protein-serine/threonine phosphatase: MRELAITILSSLLFFLILLFSFIGFQNNAKRLPFFHYPSGLIVNIGEGNRAHWGNSVLQEDLEKFESITDFSNIDSFPLHIKDHKGEIYVENFKLTTLRKTDVLGVFFSDLFLAFFSLAIAVYFYYSTRDALIFGFFFNFGLIILSNVFVLTFNNSIFLFVLTLYLGSFLQYHLIYRLRGKEINSKWLLPQVLISFIMAMIASQEKYDMLLIERVVLVAHAITVLFGSINIFANVYDIIKSKPQEEALIKRIVLVFSIFLYVALPISILFFDGYPWFFVHRSLFIITYLLFILSFFYGTYRYTFVPSLVIFTPSIVTLILVSIILGTYIGSIFILDYVLPIRYLKDRWVFNLIYLFLVTAYLIPLKLRVKELFDYWFFEQNPKLSEGINKITALLSSPLSMRKTILTINRTVKETVNVSNIIILIPGDQFASTDLKNINFVRISPQSEIWNYFKSTDRVTVTSHLEYGIGLRETLYNFLKGLNVQLAFPAYDSSSNKKNIQAMILIGEKLDKKYFSIGELKFINEVVKISGMLLENYSLLEDEIQKRKIVRDIQTASIVDNTLRLILPSEVKGIDYGYISKPAVGISGDYLDIIPVSQTKMIVLLGDVAGHGLGTGFLVSAIKGIVREQLRNGTSLEGLFREINSFFRARYKGNEFMTLLGGIFDSKENIFKYVNAGHLSLIEMRADGQIKLHSKTQRVLGILETDYHAQELKLLPGTKLFLYSDGITEAFSERDEIFGEETLIEFLHFNAQKTVKEIPTLLDAKMTNFRGNREQSDDITFIGLSFTPN; this comes from the coding sequence ATGAGAGAACTTGCAATCACCATACTTTCTTCTCTTTTGTTTTTTTTGATTCTCCTTTTTTCATTTATTGGGTTTCAGAATAACGCAAAAAGACTTCCTTTTTTTCATTATCCATCCGGCCTCATTGTCAATATTGGGGAAGGGAACCGTGCCCACTGGGGAAACTCTGTGCTCCAAGAAGATTTGGAAAAATTTGAGTCCATTACTGATTTTTCAAATATTGATTCCTTTCCCTTGCATATCAAAGACCATAAAGGTGAAATTTACGTAGAAAATTTCAAACTAACAACACTTCGCAAAACAGATGTTCTGGGAGTCTTTTTCTCAGATTTATTTTTGGCATTTTTTAGTTTAGCGATCGCCGTTTATTTTTATTATTCCACAAGAGATGCTTTGATCTTTGGTTTTTTCTTTAATTTTGGACTTATTATTCTTTCCAATGTTTTTGTATTAACATTTAATAATTCAATTTTCCTATTTGTGTTAACTTTATATTTAGGAAGTTTTTTACAATACCATTTGATCTATAGGCTTCGCGGAAAAGAGATCAATTCAAAATGGCTTTTGCCTCAAGTGTTGATTTCTTTTATTATGGCTATGATCGCATCACAAGAAAAATACGATATGTTGCTTATCGAAAGAGTGGTTTTAGTTGCTCATGCTATCACTGTTTTATTTGGCTCAATCAATATTTTTGCAAATGTTTACGATATCATCAAATCAAAACCACAAGAAGAAGCTCTGATCAAAAGAATTGTTTTGGTTTTTTCGATTTTTCTTTATGTGGCTCTTCCGATCAGTATTCTTTTTTTTGATGGGTACCCTTGGTTTTTTGTTCACAGATCTCTTTTTATCATCACCTATCTTTTGTTTATTCTTTCTTTCTTTTACGGGACGTATCGTTATACCTTTGTCCCTTCATTGGTAATTTTTACTCCCAGTATTGTCACTTTGATCCTAGTTTCTATCATTTTAGGAACATATATTGGTTCTATATTTATTTTGGATTATGTTCTTCCCATTCGATATCTAAAAGATCGATGGGTATTCAACCTCATTTATCTTTTTTTGGTGACTGCCTATTTGATTCCACTCAAACTTCGAGTAAAAGAATTATTTGATTATTGGTTTTTTGAACAAAATCCAAAACTCAGCGAAGGGATTAATAAAATCACCGCACTATTATCTTCTCCACTTTCCATGCGAAAAACTATCCTCACCATCAATCGAACAGTAAAAGAAACTGTGAACGTTTCTAATATCATAATCTTGATTCCTGGTGACCAATTCGCAAGTACCGATTTAAAAAATATAAATTTCGTTCGAATTTCGCCTCAATCCGAAATATGGAATTATTTCAAAAGTACAGATCGAGTCACTGTTACTTCCCATCTCGAATATGGAATTGGATTACGTGAAACCTTGTATAACTTTTTAAAAGGATTAAATGTTCAATTAGCATTTCCAGCTTACGATTCTTCTTCTAACAAAAAGAACATCCAAGCAATGATTCTCATTGGAGAAAAATTAGATAAAAAGTATTTTTCAATTGGAGAACTTAAATTCATCAATGAAGTCGTAAAAATCTCAGGAATGTTACTCGAAAACTATAGTTTGTTAGAGGATGAGATTCAAAAGCGTAAAATTGTCAGAGACATTCAAACTGCGTCCATCGTTGACAACACACTTCGACTTATTTTGCCAAGCGAGGTCAAAGGGATTGATTATGGTTATATTTCCAAACCAGCTGTAGGAATTTCTGGAGACTATTTAGACATCATCCCTGTATCGCAAACAAAAATGATCGTTTTGTTAGGTGACGTTGCAGGACATGGACTCGGCACAGGTTTTTTAGTTAGTGCCATCAAAGGTATTGTGAGAGAACAACTCAGAAATGGAACTTCTTTAGAAGGACTATTTCGTGAAATCAATTCGTTTTTTCGAGCACGTTATAAAGGAAATGAGTTTATGACTCTCCTCGGTGGAATTTTTGATTCTAAGGAAAATATATTTAAATATGTAAATGCAGGTCACCTTTCGTTAATCGAAATGCGAGCTGATGGACAAATTAAATTGCACTCCAAAACTCAAAGGGTATTAGGAATTTTAGAAACCGATTATCATGCCCAAGAACTCAAATTACTTCCCGGAACAAAACTTTTCCTTTATTCGGATGGAATCACAGAAGCCTTCAGCGAAAGAGACGAAATTTTTGGTGAAGAGACTTTAATTGAATTTTTGCATTTCAATGCACAAAAAACCGTAAAAGAAATTCCGACATTATTGGATGCCAAGATGACAAATTTTCGTGGGAACCGCGAACAATCGGATGATATTACATTTATTGGTCTTTCTTTTACGCCCAACTAG